A window of Polynucleobacter sp. KF022 genomic DNA:
GGTGTTGAGGTAGATATTCGTTCGAATAATGGACGCTTAATTATTCATCATGATCCACTCAAGGAGGGGGTCGATTTTGAAGAGTGGCTTATATGCTATAAACATCAAACTCTAATCCTCAATGTCAAGGAGGAGGGTTTAGAAGCTCGCCTCATTGAGCTTATGCAGAAATACCTTATTTCGGACTACTTCTTTTTAGATCAGTCTTTCCCTTTTCTAGTTAAGTGGTCTAAGTTGGGGGAGCGTCAATGCGCTGTTCGCGTTTCAGAATTTGAATCGATTGAAACTGCGCTTGCATTGGCTGGCGAGATTGATTGGGTTTGGGTTGACTGCTTTACCCGTTTTCCGCTTTCTAGCGAAG
This region includes:
- a CDS encoding phosphatidylinositol-specific phospholipase C/glycerophosphodiester phosphodiesterase family protein, whose product is MMFISHRRNTIEELIATPLEFGVEVDIRSNNGRLIIHHDPLKEGVDFEEWLICYKHQTLILNVKEEGLEARLIELMQKYLISDYFFLDQSFPFLVKWSKLGERQCAVRVSEFESIETALALAGEIDWVWVDCFTRFPLSSEDARRLKSAGFKLCLVSPELQGRPFSTEIPLLVNLLHERSICADAICTKQAELWKECLKKIAVRGGQ